The Sphingomonas aliaeris genome segment CTTCACCCGATCCGTCTAAACATCAACGGCTCACCGTGGAACAGCCTCCAACAGCCGGCGTGCGACGGAGCGCAGCACCCGCGTGCCGAAAAGATCGCGTGGTTGACAGATCATCCCACGTCTCTAGAGGCGGCGACGGGCCACGCGGTCCCAACGCCGCGCGTGCTCTCTGTGAGGAGAGACTACATGACTGACTTACCTGCCGTCCCCGCGCAGCCTTTTGCTGCGCAAAATGAACAGCCGGCGATGAAACCGGCGCGTCCGTACTTTTCTTCCGGCCCGTGCGCGAAGCCGCCCGGCTGGTCCCCTGAAAAACTCGATACCGCTGTCCTCGGCCGCTCGCATCGTTCGAAGCTGGGTAAGACGCGGCTGCAATATGCCATCGACCTGATGCGCGAGCTGTTGAAGCTGCCGGACACGCACCGCATCGGCATCGTTCCGGGATCGGATACGGGTGCGTTCGAAATGGCGATGTGGACGATGCTGGGCGCGAAGCCCGTCACGACGCTCGCCTGGGAAAGCTTCGGCGAAGGCTGGGTGACGGACGCGGTAAAGCAGCTGAAGATCGATCCGACGGTGATCCGCGCCGATTACGGGCAGTTGCCCGATCTGGCGACGGTCGACTGGTCGAACGACGTGCTGTTCACCTGGAACGGGACGACATCGGGCGTGCGCGTGCCGAATGCCGACTGGATCCCGGCCGACCGCGAGGGGCTGAGCTTTGCCGACGCGACGTCGGGCGTGTTCGCCTATGACATCGACTGGGCGAAGATCGATGTCGCGACGTTCAGTTGGCAGAAGGTGCTGGGCGGCGAAGGTGGTCACGGCGTGCTGATCCTCGGCCCGCGCGCGGTCGAGCGGCTGGAAAGCTATACCCCCGCCTGGCCGTTGCCGAAGGTGTTCCGCCTCGTCTCCAAGGGCAAGCTGACCGAAGGCGTGTTCAAGGGCGAGACGATCAACACCCCGTCGATGCTGGCGGTCGAGGATGCGATCCTCGCGCTCGAATGGGCGAAGTCGGTCGGTGGGGCGGACGGGCTTATCGCACGCAGCGACGCCAATGCGGCGGCTTTGGGCAAGATCGTCGCGGATCGCGACTGGCTGGGCCATCTGGCGGCGGACGAGGCGTCGCGCTCGAAGACCAGCGTGTGCCTGACGGTCGAGGGCGCGGACGAGGCGTTCATCAAGGCGTTTGCGGCTCTGCTCGAAAATGCGGACGCGGCGTATGACATCGCGGGATATCGCGATGCGCCGGCGGGTCTGCGTATCTGGTGCGGCGCGACCGTCGATACGGCCGATATCGAAGCGCTGGGGCCTTGGCTCGACTGGGCTTACGCCACCGTCAAGGCGCAGGTCGCCGCTTAATTCCCTGTCATCCCCGCGCAGGCGGGGATCCATACCCAATGCCGTCAGCGATTATGGATCCCCGCCTGCGCGGGGATGACGGCCGTTCGAAGGAAATCCCATGCCAAAAGTACTTATCAGCGACCAGATGGACCCCAAGGCCGCGCAGATCTTTCGCGAGCGCGGCGTCGAGGTGGACGAGATCACGGGCAAGACGCCGGAAGAGGTGATCGCGATCATCGGCGATTATGACGGCCTCGCGATCCGCAGTTCGACCAAGGTGACCAAGGCGATCCTCGCCGCCGCGACCAAGCTGAAGGTGATCGGTCGCGCCGGGATCGGTGTCGACAATGTCGATATCCCCGCCGCATCCGCGCAGGGCGTCGTCGTGATGAACACCCCGTTCGGCAATTCGATCACCACCGCGGAACACGCCATCGCGTTGATGTTCGCGCTCGCCCGCCAGCTTCCCGAGGCGGACGCCAGCACGCAGGCCGGCAAGTGGGAAAAGAACCGCTTCATGGGCGTCGAGCTGACCAGCAAGACGCTAGGGCTGATCGGTGCGGGCAATATCGGGTCGATCGTGGCCGATCGCGCGCTTGGCCTGCGCATGAAGGTCGTCGCGTTCGATCCGTTCCTGACGCCGGAACGCGCCATCGAGATGGGCGTCGAGAAGGTCACGCTGGACGAATTGCTCGCCCGCGCCGACTTTATAACGCTGCACACGCCGCTGACCGACCAGACCCGCAACATCCTGTCGGCCGAGGCGCTGGCCAAGACCAAGCCGGGCGTCCGCATCATCAATTGCGCGCGCGGTGGCCTGATCGACGAGGCGGCGTTGAAGGCGGGGCTCGACTCCGGCCATATCGGCGGCGCGGCGCTGGACGTGTTCGTGCAGGAACCGGCGAAGGAATCGCCCCTGTTCGGTACGCCGAACTTCGTTTCCACCCCGCATCTGGGTGCGTCGACCAATGAAGCGCAGGTCAATGTCGCTATTCAGGTCGCCGAGCAGATGGCCGATTACCTGATGTCGGGCGGCGTCACGAACGCGCTGAACGTGCCGTCGCTGTCGGCGGAGGAAGCTCCGAAGCTGAAGCCGTACATGGCGCTGGCGGAGAAGCTGGGTTCGCTGATCGGTCAACTGGCGCATGGCGGCCTGTCCGGGATAGCGATCGAGGTCGAGGGTGCGGCGGCATCGCTCAACCAGAAGCCGATCACGTCGGCAGTGCTCGCCGGGCTGATGCGCGTGCACACCGACACGGTGAACATGGTCAACGCGCCGTTCCTGGCGAAGGAACGCGGCATCGACGTGCGCGAAGTGCGGCATGACCGCGAAGGCGATTACCACACGCTGCTGCGCGTCACGGTGAAGACCGAGGCGGGTGACCGTTCGGTCGCGGGCACCTTGTTCGGCGATCAGGCGCCGCGCCTGGTCGAACTGTTCGGCATCAAGGTGGAGGCCGATCTGGCCGGCCATATGCTGTATGTCGTCAACGAGGACGCACCCGGTTTCATCGGGCGTCTGGGATCGTTGCTGGGCGAGGCCGGGGTCAATATCGGCACGTTCCATCTCGGTCGCCGCTCCGCCGGGGGCGAGGCGATCCTGTTGCTGTCGGTCGACGAGCCGGTGACGCAGGACCTGCTCGCCAAAGTTCGGACGCTGTCCGGCGTGCGGACCGCGATGGGCCTCAGCTTTTAGGTCCGGTCGGGCCGGGGTCGCGATGGCCCCGGTCCGCCGCATATTGAGTTTCCAAGATATGCCCGAGCGTCAGACCGAAGAGCAGACGACGCTCCACAACCGCGTGAAGCTGTGGCTGGCGCATACGCTGAAGCTGGATCATGCGGCACTTCACGCGCACCTTGGCATGGCGATCTGGCTGGCCTGCGTGATCGTCGCGGGTGACGCGGGTGCGCTCTGGCCGTTGCTGATCGTCATCGCCGCCGAATGCATCAACGAGATACTCGACCGGCTGCGCAACGGATCGTGGATGATCGCGGATACGCTGCAGGATATTGCGGGGACGTTGATCTGGCCGTGCGTCCTGTTCGGCATGGCACGGGGCGGATTGCTGTGATCGGGCTTGCCCCCGCCGCACCCCGCGTTATCAGCCGCGCATGACTGCTTTACTGCCCGAGGGTTTCCGCGACCGCCTTCCCCCTATGCCGATGCCGCCGCGAGGCTGGAGGCGGCGGTGCTGGGTGCCGCCTATGCACATGGCTATGAACGCGCCGATCCGGCGCTGGCCGAGTTCGAAGCTGGGCTGGCGGGGCGGCTGAAATTGGCCCGGGCGCAGGATTCGGTGCGCTTCGTCGATCCGGTAAGCCAGGCGACGCTCGCCGTCCGACCCGACATCACTGCGCAGATCGGCCGCATCGCGGCGACCCGCATGGGACACCACCCGCGCCCCGTGCGCCTGTCCTATGCCGGGCCGATCCTGAAGCTGCGGGCATCGCAATTGAGCCCGGAGCGCGAATTGCGTCAGATCGGCTGCGAGTTGATCGGGCTGGATACCGTTCCGGCTGCGGTCGAGATCGCACAGGTCGCGGTGGAGGCGCTGGCCGCCGCGGGCGTGCAGGGAGTGTCGATCGATTTCACCTTGCCCGATCTGGTCGATATCCTCGCCGCCGGGCCGTTCCCGGTTCCGGCCGGGACGATCGACACGCTGCGCGACCGGCTGGATGCCAAGGATGCGGGCGGTGTTGCCGCCATCGCTCCCGAATATCTGCCGCTGATCGAGGCGGCGGGGCCGTTCGAGGCCGCGCACCACAGGCTGTGCGCGTTCGATGCGGGGGGCGCACTGACCAGCCGGCTCGACGGGTTGTGGGCGATCGCCGCGAGCCTGAAGGGGCGCGTCGCGCTGACGCTCGATCCTACCGAGCGGCATGGGTTCGAATATCAGAGCTGGCTCGGCTTCTCGATCTTCGCCGACGGCGTTCGCGGAGAGATTGGGCGCGGCGGCAGCTATACGATCGTTCACGAAAGCGGCGCGGAAGAGGCGGCGGTCGGCTTTTCGCTGTTCGCGGACGGCATCGTTGCCGCAGGGCTGGGTGCGACGGAGAGGCGGCGGCTGTTCGTGCCCGTCGGCACCGATGCCGCGCTCGCGGCACAGATGCGCGCCGAAGGTTGGGTCACGGTCGCGGCACTCGAACCGGGTGACACACCGGAGGCGCAATTATGCACGCATGTGCTGGCGGGCGACGAGGCGCGCCCGCTGGCGGGTTGACCTTCGCGGTTGACAGGTGCGTGCTACCCCGGCAGGGGCGCACGCGCAGTTTCTAGATCCTCCGCGCGCCGAGCCCTGTCGAAGGGTGCGTGGAGTTGTCCGGCAGGCGGAGAGCTGTATTCATGGCAAACGTAGCAGTGATCGGGGCCCAGTGGGGCGACGAGGGCAAGGGCAAGATCGTCGACTGGCTCGCCGAGCGCGCCGACGTCGTCGTCCGCTTTCAGGGTGGGCATAATGCCGGCCACACCTTGGTCGTGGGCGAGAAGGTCTACAAACTCTCGCTGCTGCCGTCGGGCATCGTGCGCGGCACGCCGTCCGTCATTGGCAACGGCGTCGTGCTCGACCCCTGGGCCCTGAAGGCCGAGATCGAGAAGCTGGCCGGGCAGGGCGTCGCGATCAGCCCAGATACGCTGATGATCGCCGACAATTGCGCGCTGATCCTGCCGTTCCACCGCGATCTCGATTCGCTGAGGGAAGACGCCAGCGGCGCGGGCAAGATCGGCACGACGCGGCGGGGCATCGGCCCGGCCTATGAGGACAAGGTCGGGCGGCGTGCGATCCGGGTGTGCGATCTGGCGCATCTCGACGCGCTCGGGCCGCAGTTCGACCGGTTGACCGCGCATCACGATGCGTTGCGCGCGGGCTTTGGCGAACCACCGATCGACCGGGATGCCTTGCTCGCCGAATTGCGCGAAATCGCCGGCTTCGTCCTGCAATTCGCCAAGCCCGTGTGGCGCGACCTGAACGCGTTGCGTGCGCGTGGACGGCGTATCCTGTTCGAAGGCGCGCAGGGCGTGCTGCTGGACGTGGATCACGGGACTTATCCGTTCGTCACGTCGTCTAACACCATCTCCGGCACCGCGGCGGGTGGTTCCGGCCTCGGGCCGAGCGCAGTCGGCTTCGTTCTCGGGATCGCCAAGGCCTATACGACGCGCGTCGGCTCCGGTCCCTTCCCGACCGAGTTGGAGGACGAGACCGGCGAGCGGTTGGGGGTGCGCGGACATGAATTCGGTACTGTTACCGGGCGCAAGCGGCGATGCGGCTGGTTCGATGCGGTGCTGGTCCGGCAATCGGCTGCGGTCGGCGGCATCACCGGCATCGCACTGACCAAGATCGACGTGCTCGACGGGTTCGACGAGGTGAAGATCTGCACTGGCTATACGTTGAACGGCGAGACGCTGGACTATTTTCCGTCGCATGCCGCCGATCAGGCGCAGGTGGTGCCGGTGTATGAGACGATGCCCGGCTGGAGCGAATCGACCGCGGGTGCGCGCAGCTGGGCCGATCTGCCGGGTCAGGCGATCAAGTATATCCGGCGGATCGAGGAATTGATTCAATGCCCGGTTGCCCTGGTGTCCACCAGTCCGGAGCGTGAGGACACGATCCTGGTCCGCGACCCCTTCGCGGACTGATTTACGCGAGACGAACGGGGCGGGGCCCCGCGAATACCCACCCCGTTCGTGCCGAGTCTGTTGAAGCACCTGTCCAGACGGACTCGCCCTTCGACAAGCTCGCGACTAACGGTCGGTGAGAACTGGTATCGTCCAGAAGCGCCGTGATGATCGACTGACGCAGTTACCCAGTCCCCGAAACGACACCGGCCGCGCCCCTTTCGGGACGCGGCCGGCCGACGATACTCGTTCGTTAGAAGTTTATCTCGGCTTCTTCTTCGACTTCTTCGGCGTCTCACTCGTGGTGGTTGCCGGATCGGTCGTCGGGCTTGCCTGATCCACCGTGGTGGACTCGGTCGGCGCCGGTGCGGTCGTCGTGGGCGCGGTCGATGTCGTCGGTGCGCTCGGATCCACCGTGCTCATATCCGTCGTCGTCGGCGTATCCGACGGGCTGTTCGGCACAGGCGCCGTAGGACTTGTGTTGGTGCCCGGCGTTACCGGTGCAGTCTGTGGGGCGGTCTGGGCAAATGCCGCGCCGGACAAACCAAGTGCTGCAATTCCGATGATGAGAGTACGCATCGTCTTCTCCTTTCCCGATCCATTTGGGGTCGGAGTAAAAACGCGCCGATCCGGAAAACGACGCTCTCTTTAACTCTGGAATCGAACCACTGGCCGATGCCTATCCGCATTGGGCGCGGTGCAGCAACGCTTGGTCGGCCAGCACCAATGCCATCATGGCTTCGACCACGGGCGCGCCGCGGATGCCGACACAGGGATCGTGCCGTCCCTTGGTCATGATCTCCGTCGCATCGCCGTCGCGCGTGATCGTCGGTACGGGCGTCAGGATAGAACTGGTCGGCTTGAACGCGACGCGTACTTTGACCGGCTGGCCCGTGGATATGCCGCCGGCGATTCCGCCGGCGTGATTGGCGAGGAATTCGGGGCCATCCGCACCGGGGCGCATCGCGTCGGCATTATCTTCGCCGCGCAGCGTCGCCACCGCGAAACCGTCGCCGATCTCGACGCCCTTGACCGCATTGATGCTCATGCAGGCGGCGGCGAGTTCGCTGTCCAGCTTTGCATATAACGGTGCGCCCCATCCGGCGGGGACGCCGGTCGCCTCGCATGCGATCACCGCGCCGAGCGAAGATCCGGATTTGCGGGCGGCGTCGATCATCACTTCCCAGCGCGCGGCGGCGGCGGCATCGGGGCAGAAGAACGGGTTCCTGCCGATCTGCTCGGCATCGAAATTGGCGGGATCGATCGCATCGCCGCCGATCGCCTCGACCCAGGCGGTTATCCGAACCTGTGGAATGACGAGGCGCGCCACCGCGCCCGCCGCGACCCGCGCCGCCGTCTCGCGCGCGGAGGAACGGCCGCCGCCGCGATAGTCGCGAAAGCCGTATTTCGCATCATAGGCATAGTCGGCATGGCCGGGGCGATACGCGACCGCGACCTCGGAATAGTCCTTCGATCGTTGATCGACATTCTCGATCATCAGGCTGATCGGCGTGCCCGTCGTGCGGCCCTCGAACGTGCCGGACAGGATGCGGACCTGATCGGGTTCCTGCCGCTGCGTGGTGAAGCGCGAGGTGCCCGGGCGGCGCTGGTCGAGGAAGGGCTGGATATCCTTTTCGGTCAGCGACAGTCCGGGCGGGCATCCGTCCACGACCGCGCCCAGGGCCGGCCCGTGGCTTTCGCCCCAGGTGGTGAAACGGAACACGCGGCCGAAGGTGTTGTAGCTCATGCGCGCCGCTGTAGCGGCTGGATGGCCCGTACGCTATGCCGCTTGCGATTGGCCCGCTTCGCCCTTGCGCGTCAGCCGGGCGATCTCGTCGCGATACCGAAAGCGCAGCGCGGACCAGTCATCGTCCAGCGCGATCTGCGTCACGGCGAGCAGGCCCGCATCGGCAAGTGCAGTCCAGCCATGATCGCGGGTGATGTCCGACGGAACGGATCCGCTCTTCTTCGGATAGGCGAACCACAAACGCCCGCCGCGGGCGTAATATGGCATCGCACCGTCCAGTGCCGCCGCGATTTCGTCCTGCCCGGTGACGAAGCTCAGGATCAGGTCGGCGGGGCCATCCGGTATCGTATCCGGCAGGTTCAGTGTCTCGTCGAACGCTGCGGGACGGTTCCGAACCCAGCCGGTCATGCCGGGCTTGAAGCCCAGTTTGTCCAGCAGGCTCTTCATCGTCCGGCGACGCTCGCAATCAGACCAGCGCGATATCCGGCGCGTCTTCCGCCTTCATGCCGATGACGTTGTACCCGGCATCGACGTGATGCGTCTCGCCCGTCACGCCGCTCGCCAGGTCGCTGAGCAGGTACAGGCCGGCACCGCCGACATCCTCGATCGTCACGTTGCGCTTCAGCGGCGAATTCAGCTCGTTCCATTTCAGGATCAGGCGGAAGTCGCCGATGCCGCTTGCCGCCAGCGTCTTGATCGGGCCGGCGGAGATCGCGTTGACGCGGATGTTCTCGCGTCCCAGATCCACCGCAAGGTACTGAACGCTGGTTTCCAGCGCAGCTTTGGCGACGCCCATGACGTTATAGTGTGGAATGACTTTCTCGGCGCCGTAATAACTTAGCGTCAGGAGCGACCCACTCTTTTTCATCATCTTCTGCGCACGCTGCGCCACCGCAACAAACGAATAGACGCTGATGTTCATCGTCATCAGGAAGTTGTCGAGGCTGGTATCGACGTAACCGCCGCGCAATTCGTTCTTATCGGAAAAGCCGATTGCGTGGACGACGAAATCGATCGTCGGCCAACGCTCCGCCAAGGTCGCGAAACACGCGTCGAGGTCCGCCATGTCGGATACGTCACACGGGATCAGGAAGTCCTGGCCCAATTGCGCCGCGAGCGGGCGTACGCGCTTTTCGAGCGCTTCCCCCTGGAAGCTGAACGCCAGTTCCGCGCCATGTTCGGCGAGCTTCTGTGCGATACCCCATGCGAGCGACTTGTCGTTGGCTAGGCCCATAATAAGCCCGCGCTTGCCCTGCATTAACCCGTTCACGCCGTCGCCGCCTCCAAAGTCGCGCCAGTAGCGGAATCCTTTACGCTCGGTTCGGGGGGTTCCGCCAGTGCCGCGTTCAAATGGGCTCCAAAAACGAGACCGAGACCGATCAGATAGAAAAACAGCAACATGACGACGACACCTGCCAAGCTGCCATATGTCATGTCGTAGCCGCCGAGTTGCGCCAGTACGATCGGCAGCAATGCGGTCATGCTGACCCACCACCCCGCGGTAAATAATGCGCCAGGCCATTTGGGGCATTTACTGTAGCGATATTTCGACGGTGTGACCGAATAGAACAGCATGTACAGCGCACCGAACATGACGAGTCCGGGGATTACGCGTGACAGCCCGATCCAGCTCGCGGCGTTTTCGGCGAAGGGGACCAGACGGTAGATGAACTGTTCCGCCGCCAGCAACAGGCCCTGCACGAGGAACGACAACAGGGCGAGGATCACCGAAGCGACGATCGCCAGACTGAGCCCCAACCGCGCGCGCCAGATCGGCGAGGAACTGTGCGTGCCATACGCTTTGCGAAATATGTCGCGGATCGTCTCCACGAAGCTGCCGACGGTCCACAGCCCGACGAGCGCGCCGAGCCATAGCAGGGACCCCGTCCGCGCCTTCAGCACATCCGCGATCGGCTTGCGCAGCAGGTCGCTGACGTCTGGCGGCAGGACGTGGAGGAAGGACGATACCGCCCGCTGCGTCTCGGCGCTCTGTCCGAACAGCGACAGAACGGCGGCGGCGACGATGAAGAACGGGAAGACCGTCATCAGCGTAAGATAGGCGAGGTTGCCGGCATAGGTGAAGCCGTCGGTATAGACGCCGATCGCGACGCGTTTGAACGTGCGCCACGCATAAGCGAAGGGCTTTGCGGCCGGTGGGGCTTCCTCGGGATCGAGGCCCGCCTCCCCGTTGATGGCGCGTTGTTCGGGCGAGGAGGGGGAAAAATAACTCACACGATTGAGACGCCCAGATTGCTGCGCGGGTTCCCCTTATTGTCCCATCCCTGCACGAATTCCGTCAGTGCCGCATCCTTGGCAGGCAGATCGACCATCAAGGTCACCAGCTGGTCGCCGCGCGTGCCGTCCTTGCGATGGAATCCACGTCCGCGGAGCCGAAGAGTCTTGCCCGAGGTCGATCCTGCCGGAACGGTCAGCATCACGGCCCCTTCGACGGTGGGGACGCGGACCGGTGCCCCGAGCACGGCTTCGGACAGGGTGATCGGCAGGTCGAGGCGCACGTCGTCGCCATCGCGGGTGAAGAAGCGGTGCGGCTGGACGGTGATCGTCACCATGCCGTCGCCGTTTCCGCCCGGGCCGGGCTGGCCCTTGCCGGTCAGGCGCATCTGCATGCCGTTTTCGAAGCCGGCGGGCAGTTTGATGTCGATCGTCTTGCCGTCCGCCAGCGTCACGCGTTGCGGCGCGAGCGTCGCGGCGTCGGTGAAAGAGACGTTCAGCTTGTAGCCGATATTCGCGCCCTTGGGCTGCGGCTGGCGCCGGCCGAATCCGCCGAAGCCGCTGGCGAACCCGCCGCCGCCACGCTGAGCGCCGCCGAACAGACCCTCGAACAGATCGCTGACATCGACGCCTTCGCCACCGAAGTTGCCGCCCTGAAAACCGCCCTGGCCCCCGGCGGGCCCGCCGCCACTGCCGCCGTACCCGAACGGCGCGGCTGGATTCCCGTCGCCGTCGATCTCTCCGCGATCGAACCGCGCGCGCTTGTCCTTGTCGGTCAGCAGATCGTAGGCGTTGGTGGCCTGGCTGAACCGCTCGGTCGCCTTGGGGTTGTCCTTGTTGCGATCGGGGTGAAGCTCCTTGGCGAGCTTGCGATACGCCTTCTTGATGTCGGCCTCGCTGGCGGTGCGTTCTACGCCAAGCGTTTTATAGGGATCGGCCACGGAGTTCCTCTGGATTACGAATGCTGCCGGCTATTTGGGGGATAGGGGCCCCGAGTGCAAACCCCACGCCGCCAGAGATAAGCAGCGCGTTTGCGGCGACAAGGGTCAGGCGACGGCTTCCGGAACCGGCGCGACGTCGACGCTGACTTCCATGTCCTGTGCGCTCGATCCCAGAACGATACCGTCGATCGGCGCGATTTCGGCATAGTCGCGGCCGATCGCCATGACGATATGGTCGCCCGCCATCCAGATACCGTTGGTGGGATCCACCCCGACCCAGCCGAGCGCGTCGCCGCACCACAACAGGACCCAGGCATGCGTCGCGTCCGCACCGACCAGCCGTTCCTCGCCGGGTGGCGGGATCGTGCGGATATAGCCCGATGCATAGGCGGCGGGCAGTCCCGCAGCACGCAGGCCGGTGATCATGATCTGCGCGAAATCCTGGCACACGCCGCCGCGCTTGACGAAGGCATCGTGCGGCTTCGTGTCGACTAAAGTCGCCTCGGTATCGAATTCGAATTCGTCCTGGATCCGGCGGGCGAGCGCCATTGCCGCTTCGAGGCATGGCCGGTCGGGCGCCAGATCCTGCGCGCACCAGTCGGCGATATCTCGGTCGAGCGGAATCAGCGGGGACGGAAACAGGTAATAGGCCGGGCCGGCAGGAGACGGATCGCGGCTGGCACGCACCTGAGCCGCGATCTGGGCCAGCGTCGGATCGGTCGGGGAGGGGATAGGGATCAGCCGATCGACCACGATGCGCGACACGCTCTCGATCACGAGATGTCGCACCGGTTCGTCGATCACCAGCCGCGTGACGTTGGCCAGGCCAGCCTCCGCCCGCGCGGGCGCGGTGCGGCCGGACGGGGAAATGGTGAGGCGATAGGTCTCCAGCGTCTGGCCCGACCAGTGGATCGGTTTCAGCCGCAGGTTGCAACGCGCGAAGTTGACGTTGTTGCCATAGTCGAAGCGCGTGACGTGGCGGATGTCGTAGATCATGCGAGCGTCATCCCGGCGGCGCGAAGCGGTTCCGCGCCTTGCAGGAAATAGCGACGCGCGATCGCGTTCGACAACGCGAACAGGCGGCGTTCGATATCCCCCAGTATCTCGGCATCGAGCGCGGCGGCGGTCGCGGTGGAAACGATTGCGGACAAGGCGGTCGCCTGTGCCTGTTGCGCCTCGTCCATCCCGTCATCGCCCAGCACCGGCAGTGCCTTCATATGTGCGCATATCGCGTCGATCTGGAACGCAAGCGCGCGGGGATTGCCGGGATCCAGTGCAACCAGGTCGACCACGGGTACCCGCCCGATCCCGGTCAGGTAGCGCTGGCGATAGCTGATCTGGCTGTCGGCAAGATCGAGCAGGGTGGACAGATCGTCTGCGGTCGCGCCGGCCATGCCGAACGCCCAGACGGCACGAGTGACGGCCAGCGCGCGTTCGATGCGGCGGCCCAGATCGTGAAACCGCCACGACGCGGTCCGGCTCATATGTTCCGCCGACAGCCCGGACAGAGCGGCGTAGCGGCGTTGCAGCGATCCCGCGCGGTCGAGCATGCCGCCGCGCATCGGATGCGGCGCGTCGAGCAGGCGGATGACGTCGGCCGACAAGCGGTCGCGCGAACCCTGTCCGATGCTGCGCGCATGGCGGTTGATCGCGCGTACGCTTTGCCACTCGCTCTCCGCCTCCATCGCGGTGCGTGCGAACTGAGTCAGGTCGGTGCGGCGCAACGATGCGGGATGCGGTGCCGCCCCGGCATTGACGACCAGCCCGACGAGTTTCCCCACTGTTGCTGCGCCGAGTGCCGCGCCCGCATCCGCATCGATCGAGTTGCCCAGCATGACTCGGATCACGCCGAGCAGTGCCTCGCCGCGTTCGAGGTACCGGCCGAGCCAGAAGACGTTATCCGCCACCCGGCTGGGTAACGTGCCGGGATTGCGCCGGACATGCACGGTATCGGGCGCCGGCAGCAACGACACCGGCTCCACCGTGGTCGAGCCGTGGACGACGACGTCGGCGGACCATGCGCCCTCGCCCATTACATTGGCACGGGGATCACTGTCGTCGCCGATCCGCGCGAAGCCTCCGGGAAGCACGACCCAGTTGCCGTCGCCGCGCGCGCGGCGAAGACCCGGAGCGTGAAGGGGCGGGCGACCAAAGTGTCGTCAGCGACGACCGGCATGGTCGAGAGGCGTACGATTTCCTGCGCGACATAATCCTGCGGCCGGCGCACCATGTCGGCAAGCAGCACGGTTCGTTCCTCGGCGGACAGATCGGCACCGTAGACAGGCCGCCCCTCGGGCAGGCCAAGCGGCGCGACGCCGAAGGCCGGGCCGATCAGCAGCGCGTCGAAATCCTCGATCACCCGTGCGCGCTCTGCATTCTGGCCGCACCACCACGTCGCGATGTTGGGGATCAGCAGGTCGCGACCGGTCAAGCGCGCGGCAAGGCGCGGCAGGAACGCCCCGAAGGCCGCGCTTTCAAGCACGCCAGCGCCGGGCGCGTTGGAGATCACGACTTCGCCCGCGGCCATCGCATCGATCAGCCCCGGCACGCCGATGCGCGAATGCGAATCGAACGCCAGCGGGTCGAGCATCCGTGGGTCGCTGCGATGCCAGATCGCGTCGATCCGCTTCAGCCCGCCGATCGTGCGGACGTACAGCCGGTCTTCCAGCACCGCCAAATCGTCGCCTTCGACCAGCAGCAGCCCGAGATAGCGCGCGAGATGCGCCTGCTCGGCATAGCTTGCGCTGTATCGCCCAGGCGTGAGCAGGCCGATACGTGGTTCGACGCGGCGGCAGGCGGCGGCGAGCCCCTCGCGATACGCTGCGAAAAAAGGCGCGTGGCGTTCGACGTTTAGCCGGGATTGCAGCCCGCCAAGCGTGCGCGAAACGGCCAGCCGGTTTTCCAGCGCATAGCCTGC includes the following:
- a CDS encoding DnaJ C-terminal domain-containing protein, whose amino-acid sequence is MADPYKTLGVERTASEADIKKAYRKLAKELHPDRNKDNPKATERFSQATNAYDLLTDKDKRARFDRGEIDGDGNPAAPFGYGGSGGGPAGGQGGFQGGNFGGEGVDVSDLFEGLFGGAQRGGGGFASGFGGFGRRQPQPKGANIGYKLNVSFTDAATLAPQRVTLADGKTIDIKLPAGFENGMQMRLTGKGQPGPGGNGDGMVTITVQPHRFFTRDGDDVRLDLPITLSEAVLGAPVRVPTVEGAVMLTVPAGSTSGKTLRLRGRGFHRKDGTRGDQLVTLMVDLPAKDAALTEFVQGWDNKGNPRSNLGVSIV
- a CDS encoding YihY/virulence factor BrkB family protein, which encodes MSYFSPSSPEQRAINGEAGLDPEEAPPAAKPFAYAWRTFKRVAIGVYTDGFTYAGNLAYLTLMTVFPFFIVAAAVLSLFGQSAETQRAVSSFLHVLPPDVSDLLRKPIADVLKARTGSLLWLGALVGLWTVGSFVETIRDIFRKAYGTHSSSPIWRARLGLSLAIVASVILALLSFLVQGLLLAAEQFIYRLVPFAENAASWIGLSRVIPGLVMFGALYMLFYSVTPSKYRYSKCPKWPGALFTAGWWVSMTALLPIVLAQLGGYDMTYGSLAGVVVMLLFFYLIGLGLVFGAHLNAALAEPPEPSVKDSATGATLEAATA
- a CDS encoding transglutaminase family protein; this encodes MIYDIRHVTRFDYGNNVNFARCNLRLKPIHWSGQTLETYRLTISPSGRTAPARAEAGLANVTRLVIDEPVRHLVIESVSRIVVDRLIPIPSPTDPTLAQIAAQVRASRDPSPAGPAYYLFPSPLIPLDRDIADWCAQDLAPDRPCLEAAMALARRIQDEFEFDTEATLVDTKPHDAFVKRGGVCQDFAQIMITGLRAAGLPAAYASGYIRTIPPPGEERLVGADATHAWVLLWCGDALGWVGVDPTNGIWMAGDHIVMAIGRDYAEIAPIDGIVLGSSAQDMEVSVDVAPVPEAVA